A stretch of Castanea sativa cultivar Marrone di Chiusa Pesio chromosome 2, ASM4071231v1 DNA encodes these proteins:
- the LOC142625265 gene encoding serine/threonine-protein phosphatase 7 long form homolog → MLFRAQVMPGVLKCRHRSCKLPRHGLDPRIARYITEAGFEGLFKVPNLEVDHTLITAMVERWCPETHTFHLPHGEMGITLQGIEVMLGVLVDGLPVTGSVRMDWPGLCHQLLGHRPPDPIPHPHQNMYILAEARIRVSWLKARFRGPLAADATDEVVQQHARYHILAWLESILFMDKSADRVSVMPLQFLNPINNAKRYSWGSGGLAWLYKPLCKTSETKAKQIGGALMLVQLWAYSRFPLICPVTRPPQPSVEAGPLASRYVI, encoded by the coding sequence atgctctttCGTGCTCAGGTAATGCCAGGGGTGCTAAAATGCAGACATCGATCTTGCAAGTTACCTCGGCATGGGCTAGACCCACGAATTGCTCGCTACATAACTGAGGCGGGTTTTGAAGGGTTATTCAAGGTTCCAAACTTGGAAGTGGATCACACATTGATCACAGCAATGGTCGAGCGTTGGTGTCCGGAGACGCACACATTCCACCTACCGCATGGAGAGATGGGCATCACCTTGCAAGGTATTGAGGTGATGCTGGGGGTTCTTGTTGATGGGTTGCCAGTGACTGGGAGTGTCAGGATGGATTGGCCTGGGTTGTGTCATCAGTTACTGGGTCATCGTCCTCCAGACCCGATACCGCATCCCCATCAAAACATGTATATCCTTGCTGAGGCAAGGATAAGAGTTAGCTGGCTGAAGGCACGATTTAGAGGTCCCCTAGCTGCGGATGCTACTGATGAGGTAGTGCAGCAACATGCGCGCTATCACATACTTGCGTGGTTGGAGTCCATTCTGTTTATGGACAAGTCGGCAGACCGGGTGTCGGTGATGCCTCTACAGTTCCTGAACCCAATCAACAATGCGAAGAggtatagttggggtagtggaGGATTAGCCTGGCTGTACAAGCCCTTATGCAAGACATCGGAGACAAAGGCAAAGCAGATTGGAGGAGCACTGATGTTGGTGCAGCTGTGGGCGTATTCGAGGTTCCCACTGATATGCCCTGTTACGAGGCCGCCACAACCGTCGGTGGAGGCAGGTCCCCTTGCCAGTCGGTATGTTATTTAA